A genome region from Anopheles stephensi strain Indian chromosome 2, UCI_ANSTEP_V1.0, whole genome shotgun sequence includes the following:
- the LOC118517723 gene encoding uncharacterized protein LOC118517723, whose translation MDPPSLDKTNSETFSPSPSNAAALPPQSCEQGRKRKLSNRLDDGDVEPEAKHQLIEAPKSIDKATELASPNVHVNILDLSDEILLLVFLHLNSNSLLLLSKVCTRLKRLVADKTLWTEADFTSAKLTTAEVQLRIQYLQPVTTKTLKLRGMTSVYPAELWNVPTLTPGILKAIETRCSLLECMELTEAYLDMNEISITLFPPTLRSLVFRKCALSVQNINNQFVMQQQQMRSFLSNMYKHLVRLEELTIEYCAWFDTHDFMVLSKLPNLRYLSLKGCANIKDSVPYASLATRFGFKKLEVLDLRDTPISDSDVSCFNIVHSLKELRLECPEHLRTERGLNEYNEAERQRVEQLHRLAMPDLLQNEEVDRAGGNDAAADPIPDEPPAEGVQLPPPIPRPRHGVFEIRIIHGDYPGYVRGNQDNLIRIVRDPQQPVANNPAVPAGPIANENNRQDRQNIVRIINRDLLLQRRENVHLNHPHRVFRRQRDQMQMMNAAQQRIFDAGVGNPAQRPRPEPPRPDRPGERAPAGPNPPVERHIQQPEGQLRLLDVPNDIPAPNQQQQQEQPPQQQQEQPPQQQQQPPPQQQQQQNNAPPQRVLPQVIIMPGNFQELIHRPINGNQHQIFVNLGIGQPAPNYVSLVSDRGICAYGVSRNEMAGALMEEILHHNLTGLERLSIRNYKLVTDTSLDHLESAAPHLKLLDVTGTSVTAQGIRNFKLSRPSCVVISDHDKAGQQKVGVVHSEAVSLDRL comes from the exons ATGGATCCTCCTAGCTTAGATAAGACAAATTCGGAAACGTTCTCACCATCGCCAAGTAATGCTGCTGCGCTGCCACCACAATCTTGCGAGCAAGGGCGCAAAAGAAAGCTATCCAATCGGCTGGATGACGGAGATGTAGAACCAGaagcaaaacatcagctgATAGAAGCACCGAAAAGTATCGATAAAGCGACGGAATTAGCTTCGCCCAACGTGCACGTTAACATTTTGGATCTCAGTGACGAAATACTACTGCTAGTATTTCTACATTTGAACAGCAACAGCTTGCTTTTGCTGTCGAAAGTTTGCACCAGGCTGAAGCGATTAGTAGCGGATAAAACGCTGTGGACGGAGGCGGATTTTACCTCAGCAAAATTAACAACGGCAGAAGTGCAGCTACGCATACAATACTTGCAACCAGTTACAACGAAAACTTTAAAGCTGCGCGGTATGACCAGTGTGTATCCTGCCGAGCTGTGGAACGTACCAACGCTAACGCCTGGCATCCTGAAGGCAATTGAAACACGCTGCAGTTTACTGGAGTGCATGGAACTGACCGAGGCATACTTGGATATGAACGAAATCAGCATCACACTGTTTCCTCCTACCTTGCGTTCGCTGGTGTTCAGAAAGTGTGCACTATCGGtgcaaaacatcaacaaccaGTTCGtgatgcaacagcagcaaatgcGTTCATTTCTATCGAACATGTACAAACATCTCGTCCGCCTGGAGGAGCTTACCATTGAGTATTGTGCCTGGTTCGACACGCACGATTTCATGGTGCTCTCGAAGCTGCCCAATTTGCGATATCTCAGCCTGAAGGGCTGTGCTAATATCAAAGATAGCGTCCCGTACGCCAGCCTGGCGACACGCTTCGGGTTCAAGAAGCTGGAAGTGCTCGACTTACGCGACACACCGATATCCGATTCGGATGTCAGCTGTTTCAATATTGTGCACTCGCTGAAAGAGTTACGATTGGAGTGCCCGGAACATTTGCGCACGGAACGAGGCTTGAACGAATATAATGAGGCGGAACGACAGCGCGTAGAACAGTTGCATCGTTTGGCCATGCCTGATCTACTTCAGAATGAAGAAGTAGATCGAGCCGGCGGGAACGACGCTGCTGCCGATCCAATCCCAGACGAACCACCGGCGGAAGGGGTACAGTTGCCGCCACCCATCCCGCGCCCTAGACATGGAGTGTTTGAAATACGCATCATACACGGGGACTATCCAGGATACGTGCGCGGAAATCAGGACAATTTAATACGCATCGTCCGCGACCCACAGCAACCGGTTGCAAACAATCCAGCTGTACCGGCGGGGCCAATAGCAAACGAGAACAATAGACAGGACAGACAGAATATTGTGCGGATCATCAATAGAgatttgctgctgcagcgAAGAGAAAACGTCCACTTAAATCATCCCCATCGCGTGTTTCGTCGCCAGAGAGATCAGATGCAGATGATGAATGCTGCACAGCAACGAATTTTCGATGCTGGTGTTGGTAATCCTGCTCAACGGCCTCGTCCGGAACCACCTCGACCTGACCGACCAGGCGAAAGAGCGCCAGCTGGACCAAATCCACCAGTTGAACGCCACATACAACAACCCGAAG GACAATTACGGTTGCTTGATGTACCAAACGACATACCGGCGCCgaatcaacagcagcaacaagaacaaccaccacagcagcaacaagaacaaccaccacagcagcaacagcagcctccaccacagcagcaacagcagcaaaacaatgcaCCACCCCAACGCGTTCTGCCGCAAGTAATCATCATGCCGGGAAATTTCCAGGAACTCATTCACAGACCGATCAATGGCAATCAGCACCAGATTTTTGTCAACTTAGGCATAGGACAACCTGCACCAAACTACGTATCATTGGTAAGTGATCGTGGAATCTGTGCGTACGGTGTGTCGCGCAATGAGATGGCGGGTGCACTTATGGAAGAAATATTGCATCACAATTTAACTGGTTTGGAGCGGCTGTCTATTCGCAACTATAAGCTCGTCACCGACACATCACTCGATCATCTCGAATCGGCAGCGCCACACCTAAAACTGTTGGACGTAACAGGCACATCCGTAACGGCGCAAGGCATCCGGAACTTTAAACTGTCACGCCCGAGCTGTGTGGTCATCTCCGACCACGACAAAGCCGGACAGCAAAAGGTTGGCGTTGTACATTCGGAGGCTGTAAGCCTGGATCGTCTTTAA
- the LOC118517724 gene encoding U4/U6 small nuclear ribonucleoprotein Prp3, with protein MSNQVRINLSEVRPSVEKLVYKVLGTSNGTVLSSIESNLRNGFDRRKLNEELSFTVDGHKAMRICDKVEDLVDNLRIKEQHLSTPASHATARSADDGKKRPLPDQGTLDVQQLLRAKKSKPENDDSSAGAVYPSANTIAVQASVRNEAENLAGKNFSAIHIRQMMENAQREIEERKRKLENMKLNKHPNVPASAVAAAMTVNAKISTAAAKTTDDDSKGTTTSIKSDSNGAAAAAAAAAVGPSAISDIERSKKIAKLQEQIRAKLSGTLANVIPQQQPPVDKPKPLILDAEGRTVDGSGRTIVVPQLTPTLKANIRAKKRETTRNQQASERTAVDVSNETQFHDDRIILKPAVRIKRSLRFHEPGKFQQLAERLRMKAQLEKLQNEISQIARKTGISSATKLALIAPKSDTHVNDVPQMEWWDSVILMDDFNTLDAQGNISIRESSITNLIEHPTQMRPPNESSRGVYLPVFLTKKERRKLRRQNRREAWKEEQEKIRLGLEAPPEPKLRISNLMRVLGTEAVQDPTKIEAHVREQMVKRQKIHEEANAARKLTDDQRREKKMRKMKEDTTLGVHVAVYRIRELQEQQSKKFKVETNAKQLFLTGACVLFRDCCVVVVEGGPKQQKKYRRLMLHRIKWEEDLVKNADGKEIPNSCVLVWEGMNQRRNFGEFKYKSFPLEKSARDFFQKHHVEHYWDLAYSGAVLEASEDA; from the exons ATGTCGAATCAAGTTCGTATAAACCTTTCCGAAGTTCGGCCGAGCGTAGAGAAATTGGTCTATAAGGTGCTCGGCACTTCCAATGGTACAGTGCTGTCTTCAATAGAATCGAACCTACGCAATGGATTCGATCGGCGCAAGCTGAACGAAGAGTTGTCGTTCACCGTCGATGGACATAAGGCAATGCGTATCTGTGACAAGGTAGAAGATTTGGTGGATAATTTACGAATCAAAGAGCAGCACTTGAGCACTCCCGCATCGCACGCTACTGCACGATCCGCAGACGATGGCAAAAAACGTCCTCTTCCTGACCAAGGGACGCTTGACGTACAACAATTGCTGCGAGCTAAAAAGAGCAAGCCTGAAAATGACGATAGCAGCGCCGGTGCCGTCTACCCTTCCGCTAACACAATCGCCGTGCAGGCAAGCGTAAGAAATGAAGCGGAAAATCTAGCTGGAAAGAACTTTTCCGCCATTCATATAAGACAGATGATGGAAAACGCACAGCGAGAAATCGAAGAGCGCAAACGAAAGCTGGAAAACATGAAGCTGAACAAACACCCCAACGTTCCGGCTTCTGCTGTGGCCGCTGCGATGACGGTGAATGCCAAAATTTCTACAGCGGCTGCCAAAACGACGGACGACGATTCAAAAGGGACTACCACAAGCATAAAGTCCGATTCCAatggggctgctgctgctgctgctgctgctgctgttggtccATCGGCTATATCAGACATTGAAAGGTCTAAAAAAATTGCCAAACTTCAGGAACAGATTAGAGCCAAGCTGTCCGGTACGTTGGCGAATGTGATACCTCAACAGCAGCCGCCTGTTGACAAACCAAAACCGTTGATTCTGGATGCGGAAGGGCGAACTGTGGATGGGAGTGGCCGCACCATCGTCGTACCGCAGCTGACGCCAACGCTGAAAGCCAATATTCGGGCAAAGAAACGTGAAACTACCAGAAATCAACAAGCATCGGAACGAACTGCGGTTGATGTTTCGAATGAGACACAGTTTCACGACGATCGTATTATACTAAAGCCGGCGGTGAGAATTAAGCGGTCGTTGCGTTTTCACGAACCTGGCAAATTTCAACAGCTCGCTGAACGGTTGCGGATGAAGGCTCAGCTGGAAAAACTGCAGAATGAAATTTCACAAATCGCGCGCAAGACCGGAATCAGCTCGGCCACGAAGCTTGCGCTGATTGCGCCAAAATCTGATACGCACGTAAATGATGTACCTCAGATGGAATGGTGGGACTCTGTTATACTGATGGACGATTTCAATACACTGGACGCGCAGGGCAATATTTCGATCAGAGAATCATCCATCACCAATCTTATCGAGCATCCAACGCAAATGCGGCCCCCAA ATGAGTCATCCCGTGGCGTTTATTTACCAGTGTTTCTtaccaaaaaagaacgacgtAAGCTGCGGCGCCAAAATCGACGTGAAGCATGGAAAGAGGAGCAGGAAAAAATACGTCTCGGGTTAGAAGCACCCCCGGAACCAAAGTTACGAATTTCCAACCTGATGCGCGTGCTGGGCACGGAGGCGGTGCAAGATCCGACCAAAATTGAAGCCCATGTGCGTGAGCAGATGGTGAAGCGACAGAAGATACACGAGGAAGCAAACGCAGCGCGCAAATTGACCGACGATCAACGgcgggagaaaaaaatgcgCAAAATGAAGGAAGACACCACGTTGGGTGTGCACGTTGCCGTGTATCGTATACGGGAGCTGCAGGAACAGCAGAGCAAAAAGTTCAAAGTGGAAACGAACGCGAAGCAACTGTTCCTGACTGGCGCTTGCGTGCTGTTCCGGGACTGctgcgtggtggtggtggaagggGGTcccaaacaacagaaaaagtaTCGCCGGCTCATGCTCCATCGCATAAAGTGGGAGGAGGATTTGGTTAAAAATGCGGATGGTAAGGAAATACCCAACTCGTGCGTGCTCGTGTGGGAAGGCATGAATCAGCGCCGAAATTTTGGAGAGTTCAAGTATAAATCGTTTCCGCTGGAGAAAAGCGCAAGAGATTTCTTTCAGAAGCATCACGTTGAACACTACTGGGATTTGGCGTATTCTGGAGCAGTGCTAGAAGCATCCGAGGACGCGTGA